The genomic region CACAAGCTCCCCTATGGCAGATAAATAAGGATGTACATGTAAGCAAGTGAATAGCAGAGGGGAGCCTTTCTGAAATAAAAGAGCCACAGTTGATTTACAAATAGCACATTTTATGCAACACtattacactaacctctatcacgaTAACGTGCTGGGTTGAGGTTTTACTCtcctcatcaacagtgattggttgttCATCGTTCCATGTGTCGTGTCCCactggcttcacaaagctcctgtggcctccagtgagatgtccttcacctgagagtgTGATTGGGGGAAAAGAGGTGGTTAGGTTAGGGGGGGTTAATATCTTCTGTTTATCAGGGGGAGctgcagcacccctacttcctgtggTTATGTTGACACTGTCTAGAATTGGCAAGAATATAAGGTAACACTTCTCAATTTCTTGATATACCATTTATTGATTATGTATTATGTTCCATGTATCACATTGTTTTCATTGAGTAAATAATAGGAAATGCAGTAAATCAAAATGTTGGTTAGAATATGATAGTGTCTTTGCAAGATGGCTAAGTAAGACCCAATTCTGGGTAACACATCTGAACACGTGCAGAAGGGAACAGGGCGACATACAATGAGCTatatacaagcatttcgctgcacccgcaataacatctaaatatgtgtatgtgaccaatacaatttgatattAACTGCGACAGGCCGCGCAGCCTCAGACTTCtgcaaaatgtacctcttgccattcctctgtatcggtcgagtatcttgacactactgggacGAATGGCGAGAACGCGCTCTCGTATTGTcctctctgcgcgctcccgtgccaccttcagttcctgtagctgtagtttcctccgtAATGCCTTGTTctctttctggctttgagttatttctaaacgaaacactgcatagtcgtcgtctacgagtttacagatctctGCCACTGCTGCATTCGCTAACACCTCCAagatggaggctatttgagtgtgaaaacccatacagttagccattgttagcgGCTAACTAGCGTTACCTAGATACATCTATCAACCAAGTCCCGTCTCCAATGCGAATTAAATACTGCCTGGTGTAAGTACCTGATGCTGTGCCGTTAAATTAGTCATATGTTTCAGTTCCATGGTGTTAATAAATGTCAAACTTGCTACCGCTATGAAACGGttgtgactagatggagtacagcTGCGGACGAGATGTACCATTGAACTACCGCGAGAGTTtggactgatgatgatgatgatgagccgGATATCGCTTAGATTTGCTCAAATTAAAAATCAAGATcacgccagcttgtagtcctaaaacctgGAAATATGTTACCTCTGGTTCTTTCAGCCAGCCCTGTGGGGAAAGGATAGGggccgaaaataaggtctgaggaaATAAACTATAATGTATCAAATTAATCGTCAGCGCACAGATACAATATAACCAAGCCAATTTGTCCTGCTAAATGCCAATGCAGCCTAAATGTGGTATTTCAAATAAACTCCCTATTGACCACCCGTTATCTGCacacagtggcggttctagcttgtatggcttcCTGGGTGAACCCCCCCACCATTCTGCACAAAATGTTTATTCAGACAGTTGGAACGACACATAAATAATCATAGCATTTAAAACTATATcaatatacaaatatatacaaaaataagactcatatCAAAAAGGAACAAAGAGAGATACAAATGTGTTGATTTGTCACTCGAGcgtcaatacattacccatccccgacactgtcaaccaagagttaagactaaaccaattcaccttgggtgtgcagactggttttatatgaacgatttcacacaaaccagaaaaaaattaAACAATATGTctgacatatctccctcactaactttaaacatcagctatctgagcagctaaccgatcgctgcagctgtacatagcccatctgtaaatagcccatccaatctacctacccatattgtttttatttacttttttgctattttgcacaccagtatttctacttgcacataatCATCTGCacttctatcactccagtgttaatttgctaaattgtaattacatcgccactatggcctatttattaccttacctcctcatgccatttgcacacactgtatatagactttttcctattgtgttatggactgtacgtttgtttattccatgtgtaactctgtgttgtttgtgtcgcactgctttgctttatcttggccaggtcgcagttgtaaatgaggacttgttctcaactggcctacctggctaaataaaggtgaaataaaaatgaaacGAATAATAAAACtaaaactatatattcacagttaTGAATGAATTATGGTTTATTTGATAGCATTTcatagtgtgactgattttactaattgctttagtactgtacaaagttagaggtgtgcTATTTGATAGATTGCCCCGCCctccctacctcgggcttccagtgaggtcaacctacccccaccccctctcGTACTTCTGATTGGGAGActttcccaggcagtagcctgcctagctcacaaactacaatcagggcgcccactccgacaaggttaattgacccacagtcccacacggtgacatgatatcattgacgtgacgtgcaaatgtgCAGGTGCCCCGTGCCTCCCATGttgcctatacctaaatccggcACTGTCTGCACATTCTTTTCCTGCCTCTAGCTGCTATTGCCATAGCAAAAGTGATATCCAATCATATCATGAACTCATACATTCCTGCTTGGACATGTTAGGAGTTCATGATATTTTGATGTGCTATATTTGCTATATTGTCAATTAAGGTGACCAGATTTTGGAAATGAGAATTggggaaatgttttttttcttctaaactATGAATGACTTGATTAGATAACTCATGATTTGGATATTTGGGTTCGACCATATCATGGGCTGGTGCTACTAGCTGTAAAAATTAGTGACACCAGGGGAAAATGAGTTGGCGGCGCTCAGTGATGTGGGCTGGTGTGGATAAAATGCCAGGCCCGAATTCTTTGTCCCAGTCTGCCCCTGAAAAAAACCCATCACACTCCTTCAGTCACATTCCAATTCAAGTTACATCCCTACTAAACAGGCTTAGGGGCCTGTGAGGGTAAAACATCCTTTACCTAGATTTATTGCAATGCCTCGGCTGTAGACAAAAGTATGGATGAAGTGAATTGATGCACTCGATCTACCATACGGGTCAAAGTGCACCAACCACTCCTACTTCCTCAGGTATTACATCTGCACATGCTTTATGTGCCACCCCAGAGATAACCCCATTGATAGGCCCTCTGCTTTGAAGATCCATACACACAACATTCCACTCATATCATCTTGAGGCCTAATGCACGCTTCTTCTGCTCCATTGAcaagcaaaaaaaaaagtgtgaccCTTACTGACACCACTTCACCCAACGCCTCATGCATGACATTTATCGAGACTTCAAACGGATCTCCCAGGTTCCATTAGTTCAAAACTCACTCAGACTAAAAACGAGTCTAGGAGTTTCTTATTTTCCACTACAACTTTACTTCTCGTTTCCTTTCTTGTTCTCCACTGTAACCCAATAACAACGTGATTTCTCATTTATTAACAGATATGATCACCAATGTTTTTTGTACATAAAGGAACAGGTTTCACCTGATTATGCCAAATAATGTTGTGGAAAGGGGTGATAAAGGTGTTATAACCAAAGAGGGACATTATATTTGTTATGAATAGAACATAGCCAAAACCAAATTCAGAGGGGAAATATGGTGTTACACTTCAATGAGTGTTTCAGCTAtaggtaaatccatttgaattcaatcactttttgatgGCATCCCTTTTTATTTGAACAAAACCCATGGTAGAAGTGCTCAAAAAGTAAATTTTTGGATCtgaataccaaaacattcaagcaATAAAGGTTCCCAAAGtttacccattttgcataccccaccataccatgagaatTCCATGTTTTCATCACTGGATAGACGGTTGAGATTGATATAccaaaagcttacaaacagggttgtcaaactattttataatttctggAGATTTATTTTATATTGTAAAATTAAGTATTAATAAAAAAGTAAATTATCTAAACCTGTAATCAGATTTTTTTCATATTTGCATTTTAGCCTATTTTACATAATCTAAGATTTATGTATTGTGCCCGCCGTCTGAgagacaacatgctcttgaatacagggtggtgTCATGTTTTGGatgataaatgtactaaaatgtaaactttcaaatggtaccacaaagatggttggaggtccacacatctGAGAATGTTGACATGAATGGGAATATCTGTTGTTTCAAATTATACTGCCAAtcctccataggaaacctattgaaatatTGATAATAGAATAGACATGACCATTTAAATTGACATTAAACGGTGGGTGGACTGAAGGTCATAGTTGTGGTAGTAATTAGAAGTAAAAATGTcaattgcagtggtctgaaggaATAGGTCTGTTCTATGAGTTATATTTCTATGATTAAAATGAcgcccaccctgtattcaagagcatgttgtgtctaAACTGACGGTGTCTCAAAACTCAGATAATGTGAAATAGGGTCCAGGCTGCAAGATTGGAGTTTACGCGTCACTTTCTGACAACTTCTTCCATGGGAAAACATGTACACAAAGTTATGTTTAAATCATAAGGGATGCTGTCAAAGTGAgtcaattcaaatggatttactgTGCCAGCACACCAAACAACAAGTCTGTATCATGTGAGAATGTGAGCGTACCCAGAGCGTACCCACTCTAAGACACTTCACATGATAACCATAAAATGTCAGCTAAACTAAAGAATGGCTCCCAGATATCCCCAGCGCACACCTCAAGCCACACTGCTACGACTTCTCCACGTTGTGGACACTCCTATGTTTGATAAGGTTACTCTGGAAGGAGAAGCTCTTGTAACATAGTTTGCACTTGAAGGGCCTCTCCTTGGTGTGAACGGTCTGATGCTGCTTGATATATTTAGTCTTAGCGAAGCGCTTCCCACACGTGGGGCAGGCGTATGGCTTTTCGGCGTCCGTCCTAATGCTCGGCCTCCCACGTTGTGGCACAATGACACCAGAGGAGGGAGAAGCAGGAGCCACCACCCTCAGGTGGTTAGTCTTTGAGCTCCCTCCTTGACCTCTAGCCATTGTTTGGGTGTTGTTGGGATTGTGTGATGTGTTATAGGCTAGGTACCTCTTGTGGTGAACGCCAATCCTGGCCCTGTCTGTATTTGTGGGGTAACCATGAGGCAGCTGAGGATGGCTAGACCCAGGCCCAGGCCTTCTATGAACCCAGTCACTAGTCATTAGAGAAGACAGACTTCCTGTTAGACTATCACCAGGGGTGTCTCCCACCACTCTCTGTGAAGGCTGAAGCCCAGGGTGACCTGCTCTGTTCATCGTGGATACTGTGGTGTTTGTATCATAGGAACAGGAGGGTCTATCTCTATCAGCTCCAGGCCCTGCTTCATCCCTGcactgagactgtgaagagaagggTCTGGGCTGCGGACTGGATCCCTGACTGGAGCCTCTGTCTATCTGATGACCACCAGGACTGAGGTTGTtcagtccacctgtccactggttgtgttctgtgtggtggtggtgtctctGTCCCTCGTGGTTCGGTCCTGGTTCTAACTCGGGAAGGAAGAGCGATGGCTCCTGATCCAGGGTTCTGATCTGGGGCCAGGGTTTGTGACCAGACGCTTCAGAAGTCCACTCTCCCTCGCCAGCAACACCGGATTTCAGCAGGTCCTCATGGACTGCAGACTGCAAACAACGATTGTACAGAAAAGCATCCAAGTTTATACAAGAAACTCTTTGCTGTGAAACATGACATTATAAAATGTGAACCACAGTCAAGCCCATCTCTCACACTGTGATTCAAGTACGTAACAATATGGAGCCATTGGAGTTTATTATAAAAAATGTCCTTATGTGTTGATTAAAGAATTGAGTATGTTTTGGTTTGACTGAGTTAAGGGAAAATCTtcctgaaatatatttttttgaaagtCAGTCAGCACAGAGTCgattttgtatttaatttaaaCCTAATGGTGATACACTCACATTTTtctgtttaacctttatttaactaggcaaatcagttaagtacaaattcttatttacaatgacggcctaggaacagtgggttaactgccttgttcaggggcagaacgacagatttttaccacaTAATGTGAAGTACAGTACTTTTATTGCACAAAGTGATATGTGACAAATAGAATAACTTCtcactatggtaacactttacctTTTCTTTAAATCTGGTACCCTCACTTCGATAAAATTCATTTCTGAATATTTTAGAGAATGttcaacattacacacagcttcaCTACTTCCTGTCAAGTAAACATGAATTAAGGCACTATCATTTCCTCGTTATAAAACACCAGCATCAAACAACATGATAAGGTTGTCA from Salmo trutta chromosome 11, fSalTru1.1, whole genome shotgun sequence harbors:
- the LOC115201911 gene encoding zinc finger protein 629-like; amino-acid sequence: MGEQGGWLEANRGDWADILDSQTQMGAAKAPGDDIIEQANTRGDMAESAVHEDLLKSGVAGEGEWTSEASGHKPWPQIRTLDQEPSLFLPELEPGPNHEGQRHHHHTEHNQWTGGLNNLSPGGHQIDRGSSQGSSPQPRPFSSQSQCRDEAGPGADRDRPSCSYDTNTTVSTMNRAGHPGLQPSQRVVGDTPGDSLTGSLSSLMTSDWVHRRPGPGSSHPQLPHGYPTNTDRARIGVHHKRYLAYNTSHNPNNTQTMARGQGGSSKTNHLRVVAPASPSSGVIVPQRGRPSIRTDAEKPYACPTCGKRFAKTKYIKQHQTVHTKERPFKCKLCYKSFSFQSNLIKHRSVHNVEKS